Genomic DNA from Panthera leo isolate Ple1 chromosome A1, P.leo_Ple1_pat1.1, whole genome shotgun sequence:
gactaAAATCATACGTTTggtctctgaccacaatggaactAATTTAGgaatcaagaaaaggaaatttaagaatTCTACAAATATATGGGGATTAAAAACATACTTCTACATAACCCCTGGgtcaaagaaatgggaagacaaatttgaaaatattttgaagtgaatgaaaacaaaaacaacacgtCAAAATCTATGAACTTTGGGTAAAGTAGTGCTCAGAGGACAATTTAGAGCTAAATgcatacatttgaaaagaaagaatgctTCAAATTAATAacctaagcttccaccttaacaaaaaagagcaaactaaattCACAGCAAGCAGAGGGAagcaataataaagattaggataggaaacaatgaaacaaaagacagaaaaagagagaaaactcagTGAAAACAAAAGTTGAACAAAATTAACACACAAGGATAAggaatcagcaaactttttctataaagaaaaaaaatattttaggctttaagGACTATAAGGTCTCTGTTTCAATGACTCAACTCTGCTGGTGAAGCAAGAAAACAGTCACAGAATATAGAAATGGGTGTGGTCATGTTCCAATGTAACGAGCCTATTGTCCCATGGGCCACAGCCTATTCATCTTTGATACATAAGGGCCCAAAATAACTATTAGGAAGTCAAGCCATGAATGAACTCTTCTTTGCAATATTCCACttttaggaggggaaaaaaaaggaaaaacacagattGTAagaatcaggaatgaaagaaggggGATATGAACCATCTTATCCCAACTAATAAATCAGATcacttaaatgtaaataattcctagaaagacaaaaattatcaaaattgactcaggaagaaatagaaaattggaatagATCTGGAACAAGAAGTTGaatgagtaatttaaaaattcttattttacaaagtcCAGGTCCAAAttacttcacaggtgaattctatcaaacatttggagaaaaaaataataccaattttcCAGAAACTCTTCCAGGAAACAGGGAAAGGAATATGTCCCACCTCATTCCATAAGGCAAATATTATTCTGATATTAAAGCTACACAAATATATCACAAcaaaactacagactaatatcccTCGTGAATACAGATTCCAAAATCcgtaacaaaatattagcaaatcatatccagtaatatataaaagaactatatgggatttttttcccaGGAATACAAGAGTTGGTTAACatctaaaaatcaatcaatgtaatctaTCACATTAacagtttaaagaagaaaaccaaatgatCATTTAAAGGTGGGGGGGATgaaaaaactaggaatagaaggaaactttttccatctgataaagggcatctataagaatcctacagctaacatcatactaaaCAATGAAAGACTTGATGTTTTCCCCTaatatcaggaaaaagacaagtctGTCCACTATCAGCGCTTCTATGCAACTCTAGTGAAGGTTCTAGGCTGTAAAATCAGGCAAGAAAGACACAATGTATCCACActggaaaggaaaatgtaaaactgtCTATTCATTGATGACATGAACCTATATGTAGAAAAACCTAAGGAATCCAGACACAAAACTTTAgtaactaataaatgagttcagcaggGCAGATGAAtgtaagatcaatatacaaaaatcaaatgtaCTTCTATATAcaagcaatgaacaatctgaaaatgaaattaagaaaataactgcATTCACATTTaagcatttacaatttttttgatACCATAAATTATCTGATGATGAAcatccataaatatatataatactctCCGTATTTCACATTTCTGTTTGCATAGATTCCTGAAACTCTCTACTTGCTTTCATGGTGACAGGCACAAACATGCAGGTGCAAAAGTGACAGATTCAGAGTACAGTGACTGGTACATAGTAAAGTATGACCAAAAATACAAGATAATTTGGGGTTCTGTCAGTAAACAAAGTTCATTCTAAATACATTCAAGAGCAGGGAAGGTAACTCACCTGCACAGCATGAGACAAATCTGACACCAGACACTGACGGAGCCTCTCATCACTACCAATTCCTTGAAGAACAAAGTCAGGCACATAAGATGAGCAGTAGCCACCCAACAAGGACCTCCCAAAGTTGGCAATGTTGGGCTGAACAGCACTCACTTCAATTAACTTTGACCTGGAATAAAAGTCCCAAAAGAAGGCATATCTAATTAGTAACAAACATATTGTATCAATAAAAAACTTCTTGGACTCTACTACTCCATATTTCTAGTACcatcattttctataaaatatagaGTAAAATCATCGTTAAGTAAAAACTGGCCTAAGTGATCAATCAGATCACAAAGTACTCCTTCCTATCAAGAAAAGAGGGTAGATGAACAGCTATGTAAGGAGGTAAGTATAAACCTTTCTTAACAGTCATCAGGAATGCTGTCCCTTGGGACATTCTTAATACATTCTTAATacaatcagaaaatgaaaaccatcatTCAAAACAAAGTAGTTAAATACATCACAAACCCAAAGCATGGAATATAACATTTCTCAAATACAAATCTACTCCTTGTATATTTGACTGAGAGTATCATTccctgtttttcctttcagtcttGGCCAAATTTATTTCCAATAGCCATTTCCCACCTTCTCCGTGATTACCTCTCTCTAGTTGCTGGGCTCAGCATATATTTGGGGGCAGAATTCATTCTTTAATGGCTTGAAAACTCCTAAGCAGTAAAGAATTTCCCACACACAAATATACTTGTCTTTAATGCCTTCATTGagcctttctggggtgcctggagggctTAGCCTTTAATCTTTCCTATGAGTAAGAGCAcatgataataaaagaaaatctgtccAGGACAATGAtctcttcttttatattaaaGACCAACTAAACAAAAGAATGGTACATATTTAGAGGGAGTCTATTATAGGTTAAAACTTCTTACTCACCCAGGAAAAGGTATCTCATCTTCTTCTGCCCAATCTTCTTGCTCTCCTCCATAATAACTGCTTACTTGTCTAGTCATATCATGACCTGCATCTTCACTTTCACTATCCCCAAGGGCACTATCTGAACTTTCATTCCTTGGAATGTCCCATTCAGTTCCTAtagcaatttttttctctgaagtctCTTTATCCCCATGGGGGACAAGAATGGAGAGTTTATCTCTTTGGTCCTGCTGAGGAAAGCAGGTTTTACATGGATCTTGGTGAACTGTTTCTACACATTTACAAAATTCACTGTTCTGTTTGCTATTTGTAGTACACAATCCTTTTGAAAATTCTAACATACAGCAGTGTTCTTTACTGTCTGTACTTGTTTTAACTGCAATAATATCATCAATAGTCCTAGTTTCAATTGAATCATCATTAAAATATTCATCAAATAAGCTCATGCTTTCTAGATCTGAATGATTCCAACAGGGAAGTTCACAGGGCTCTCCAGAAACTACGTTTGGTATAGGAGACTCTCCGGATTGGTCCTTAgttgtttgtttagtttcttgATGCTGCTGATCAACAAcagcctctccttcttccttcagtGGCTTGGTGTGGTGCCTGGTAATCTGATCCACCACTGCCTGACTCCTGAGTTCAGTATCTGAGTCAGGTGACATAGAATCTCCAATTAAGAAAGTAACCTTTGTCTGGGATGCTTCACAAGAAAATGCAGCAGTCACAAGCTTATCTGGAGGTTTTTTTTCCACAACCATTCCCGTGGATCTCAACACTTTGCCTGTGTGATTACCTGAACCCAGCAAATCCTCATTATGCCATGTTTCCTCTGCTGGCTCTAAGCCTGATTTTGACAAGGCACATTTGTCTACTGGAGCAGATCCTGTGCAAACAACGGTCTCCAACTTGGTGTCAAGGCAAGTTCTTAATTTATCTCTGAACTGTTTAACATCAACAACATTTTCTTCTTGGCAGTCAGAGGGAGAAATCATACGGCACTCATCTGAAATTCCTAGTAGCTCCTTAGAGCTGTTTTGAatctcttctgtctcttgttgTGAAACATTCTCCATATTTTGTCCCAGGAGTGGACGACTGCAATATTTACAGTTACAATTAGGAGTCCTTGTTTCTTCTGGGTCTTTAAAGAGCaaactgcttttgtttctgtgCATTGTGATAAGCACATACTCAGATTCTTCTATTTCACCTTTCTCCAAAGTGGTAGTAattacagtgcctggcataacGATGGCTTCATCTTCTCCATTTTCTAAAAGATGGGTTTCTTGAAGTTCAGAGCatcttataaaataagtaagaaaataaagcagcctCTGGACCATGTCTTGTCGTTTGCCAACCACTACAGTCCTTGCCAACCGTACAGGAGAGCCAATAGCTCCATACAAGTCCCCTGAAATGGAAAAACCAGTTAATGGACACATCGTCTATTCATGTAGCTAACTAAGCAGGCTATTTTCAATGATCAGAAAGCTAATCTTATTTTATGAGGGCTAGCTCAGGTTTTACTCTTAGTTCTTTCATACGTGAGCAACTATTCAGGAGGATATGATAAGATGAATGAATCTCTTTGTTAGCCAAAGAGAAAGGTGAACAGAGAGGTTTTCCAGATTCCTCCTTAGGCAGCTACTGGTTCTGAAACTTCAACCAAAGAGTCAATTGTGACACTCACATTTATCAAGAATATTCTTGGTGCCAGTCCTCACACAGAGCACTTCATTGGGATAGAGAAGCTCTACCTAAGGACTATGTGCAAAAGGATTCTATAGCTGCActcaaagcagagaagaaaaagcaaaacctcTACTGGGGGGgcaaggaaaaaaggaagcaatgGTAGAATGGAGCAGAACTGGAGTAGTCACATCACATATCTGATCTTTCTTGATTTAAATCACATCCCTGAACAATAACTTTTATTGCCCTACCGAGGACCCAAAACTAGCTTTTGAAAAGCCCATTTCCCCTTCCATTCCCTAAAGGGTTGAGTACTCAGAAAAGACCAGAAAGGACCAGAAGAGTGAGACCTAACTAAcctaagaggaaaagaaagggcaaCACATTTAGCCATGtagttcattttcacttttacatCCATGTGAGACATAAACAGCCATTACATaaaaaaggggaggagaggaaccTAAGAGTCATCAAtataaatttctgtatttatgcTATAGCTCAAATTAGAAGACACAGTTGCcaaagtacacttaaaaatggagaatacagtcattaatttaaatttaattcaattttagcATGTTGTTTGCATATACACTTTAAAACTTAACCTCTACATTGTTTAAACATAAACAGgtctcaaataaatatatgctATAAACAATATAATGACAATTCTTCCCCTCTGGTTAATACACTGGCTCTAATGCCATCATGCCACTATTCAAAACTACTCTTAAGGTTCCCACAAATTACCAAATAAACTGAACTGTTCTGGCATGGCAAATGAGACTTTCATGACTGGTTCTACTTTACTTTTCTaggtttattttcttatagttacCCTTTTTCATCATTATTCACACAAAGTCCCACTTAAAGCAAACTACATAAGATGAAACACTCATTCTACTCAGCACTTTTAACATGAAGACCCCTTTTCCTCATGCTATGTACTTACCATTTCCCCTGTTATCTCTGCCACTCCAAAGCTTTCCACCCAAGCATCCTCTCTTGGGCAAAAGTAAACTTCCCTAACTGAACTCTCACtcaacttttcatttctcttacagTTCCTCTTTGAATTATCCCCGTATTTGTTGACGATAAtttgtcattgttattattattgttctatTTATTACCTTCAGTAATAAACTATCCACTTCTTGATACCAAGAACTACATTTCACCTTTCATACCCCCAATATTCTTTGCACAGGACCTTACATACATCATGCACTCAATAAGTGATTGtagacttgaaaataaatttgatatgtccaaataaaaaaataccactgAATACTTGATTTGAAAAAAGTtaatatccatataatggaaaaCTACCTAGCATAACAAAGGGATTGACTATGAATATATACAACATAGGTGAATCTCAAAGTaattatgttgaatgaaaaaagtcagacagaaaaaaacccatgtactgtatgattccatttatatctaGAATTGCAAAGTAATCTAtggtgacagaaagcagaccaACAGCTGCCTGGGTATGGAAAGGAAGGTGAGTAGGGAGAGTAggtagggaaaggagggagagattacatgaggaaacttttggaagCGATGGGTATGTTTACCATCCTCATTTTGGTAATGGTTTCAGAGGCATTCATATTTTGACATATATATCAAAACTTACAAAATTGTGTGTTTTATACATGTGTtggctgtatgtcaattattccaCGATTAACTAGATGAaagtaaaggaagaaggaagagagggaagaaagagaaaagaagggaagttACATGAATAAGTTACATGACCACCTGCAGGACAAGCTCACTCATCAACACAACCTAAGGGAAGTTTCTACCAAGTCATCAAAATGTTCTCATTGGACTCCTCCCCCATGCCCTAACAGCAATAGAGTAAGAGCAGGAGTAACAGCAGCCATATTTACCtcacactgttctaagcactttacacatattattttatttaatttccacatctTTATGAAGTATGTactatctattattattatccccaatttGTAAACAAAGAGACTACAATCCAAACGTGGTCTGCCTAACTCACAGcctgtccttttttaaaaaatttttttaaacatttattcatttttgactgACAGAgcgtaagtaggggaggggaagaaagagaggaagacataaaatccaaaacaggctccaggctctgagctgtcagcacagggcctgacacagggttcaaactcccggaccgcgaaatcatgacctgagctgaagtcagatgcttaaccaactgagccaccctcagCCTGCCCTCACAgcctgcacttttttttttttttttttttttttttaaatttttaaacatttatttatttttgagagagagagagagacagaacgtgagcaggggaggagcagagagagagagggggacacagatctgaagcaggctccaggctctgagctgtcagcacagagcctgatgtggggcttgaactcacgaaccctgagatcatgacctgagccaaagttgggacgctcaacagactgagccacccaggtgccccacagcctGCACTTTTAAGCATCATGCTACAATGCCTGCCAAGTGACCGTCAACTAATCAACTATCCCCTCTCctcagttattcatttttttaacaggGCCTTGCACTAAtggaaacattttccaaaattactcaacaaaaaaacaaaagtagaaaacagGAACCCCAAGGGTTGCCTCTCAGTTAACCAGATTTAGTCTAGCTATCACAAGTGACTCTGATCCATGCTTCCCAGGAAAAGTATGTAATGTAAAACACCCTCAAGACCCTGAAGTTACTAGTAAACCAGTCTTCATCCTGCTTCTTCTCTTGTTCCCACTGCAGTTCTATATCTCTAAGGAACAGATACCACTTAATATGGGAATAAGACATGAAAGGACAAGTAAAGAAGTGCTTTAGAATGGAGGACGTAAAAGAGAACatcttatttctttacttttgtttttgctatAAAGTAACTCCAGACAGTTACACAAAAGTCTAAGTATTATGCATAACATAAGGGTTTTCAGACATACCTAGTTGTGCCCAAAGTGGGTTATATGGATGAGTCTTTGCCAACATGTCCACACTCTGAGAggaatgtttttctaaaaatatttttataggtgGTTGTCCATTTGGCATGACTGTTGGAACCCAGGCAAGATGATTGGTCAGAACTGCAGTAATGAGTGCTGGCaagaatctgaaaacaaaaacacagctaTCATATTCCAAATTGCCTTCATTAGACCTAATGTAAAATGCAGCAAGAGAATAAAGTAAAGAGACTACATATTCTCATGTAGCCAAACAGcattaaaaaaggagaggaaagaagaaaagaaaaagaaaagacatatcacctggatgaaaataaatattaacaaagttTTTGGTTGGGtaggggttaaaaaaaatccttgaaataaaagcaatattcaCACAGGGCTATTTCTGATcataattacaaaacaaaactaccattTTACTTGAAAAACTAGTTTCTGCAAAATTAATGAATCAACCAACAAGTCTATATATTTCCATATTACTGAATAGGAAAATGAAGGAACATTTTAAGCAAATTTTGTCTAccatctaaaagaataaaacatctaAATTATTCATCTGGATTCTAGGAATCTGATGTAATGGTTAGAAGAAAAAGTATGATAAAAGATCACATTAAATATGTATCACTGGAATCCTGGCActtcgtttgtttttgttttgttttgggtttttttgtttgtttgtttgtttgttttacttattttctatagAATGAAACTGTAAGTGGATACGACTCACCAAACAATGGGAAGCCGCAGAGAATTGTTGTCAGGAACTTTAAGTCCTTAAGTTAACACATAATTAAAGATCTTTTTACAGTTTTTCATTCATAATATTCTGTGGACTTCTAtatcttatctctttttttaatatttaaaaactgtttatttttcagaaagaaaacagaagcaggggaggggcagcgagagggggagacagaggatctgaagcaggctccaaggtgacagcagccccatgtggggctctaactcacaaaccatgagatcatgacctgagctaaagtcggacacttaaccaactgagccatgcagggcACTCCATATCCTATCTCTTAACTATCTTTTGGAATTCAGTTTTGGTtattaataatatgaaataattccAAGGATAACAGTTAATTATTTAAATCACTTTTGTAACTGAGTTTGATCAAAATATAGATAATCACGGGATAACAGttaattatttcacttttgtaACTGAGTTTGATCAAAATATAGATAATCACGTTATAGTAAATAATAACTAAGATAGatatacaaaaagaaagagagaaagccatACTGATTTTTGGAAGCATTTTCCATTAGAAATGTGAACTCCTTCATGAAACGATGACAAAGCTGGTTTTTTTCTGGAGTCCCCGACATCATTGTAAGCCAGACAGGCTCTCCAATTCGTGGCATTGTATAAAGATTACAAATTGTTGttctaaaaagaggaaaacacattATGAAATTCATAGTTCCCAGAACTACATACTCTTAAAGTTTATATTGTCAGGTTGGGCCTCACAGGTAGattataaaaactttcaaaaggaCAAAATCAATCAAGTCATTCCTTCTTTGTCACCAGCATAGTAACACAGGAATGCTCTGCACATGAACTCAATATATGATGGTTCTGATGCAGTCTCTGCCCCTGATGACTGTGTGCTCTTGGGTAAATTACTTCCCTACTTTAGGCATCAGTTTCTGCCAcccataaaaatgaaagtatagaACCAGATAATTTCTAAACCCCTTCCAGTTCTTCGTTTGTAAGGTATATGCCATACTtaaatataatgcaaataatCAACAACCTAGAGGAGAAAAATACTCTGTATTGGATAATAGCTTATCCATACACCCACTCAAAACAATAGTTTATTGGCATCATTTTGTTGCCTATGCTGAGACTCTTTAGTAAAGTTCTAAGGACACTATATCTGCACTCTGTATTTTATGACTTTCAAtcttctgatgtttttccttgAATCAACAGAAGAAAGCATTATTGCACAATTATGATGACGCTTTTCTGGCTCTCTCTTGCATTTACTTAGACAACAGCTAGACCCATGAATTACACTCTCTCCTTAAGGCTTCAAGGacacctttaaaatattaatcattttacTTCCACATTAATATCTACTCAGCCAAGTCCTATACACTCAGATTAAGCAAATGCTACAAAGCTGAGGCTTAAGAAACTAGTTGATCTTTTGGAAGATACAGAACTGTGTCCTACTTTCTACTCTCTAGAACAGTGCTATGTGATAGAACCTTTTTTTCCAcagtgatgggaatgttctgtatctgtgctgtccaagATGGCACCCACTAGTCATATGTGATTACTTAACACTTAAAATGTGGTCAGTATGACTAAatgattttaactttaattttatttaaattaagtaCCAAAAAACAATTCAAGTATCCACATATGGCTAATGGCTACTATATTAGAAAGTACAACTCTAGAAAGTTATCTGAGATCTCCATAGGTCTAATACCTACTtcagcataattcttttttttttaatttttttaatgtttatttttgagagagcgcacacaagagagtgggggaggggcagagagagaaggagacctagaactcaaagcaggttccaggctccacagtgtcagcacagagccccaacgcaggtctcgaactcacaaacggtgagatcatgacctgagccgaagtcagacgctgaacctactgagccacccaagcaccctaagCATAATTCTCTAACACCTAGAaccccaaaaaaggaaaagaattatcTTTCCTGTATAAATTTTACTGAATCTTGACCCAGCATGAACACAATATATTACAATGGATAAAAGTGACAAACACAGGTCACATTAATGAGTTCTTGGTAGGGCATAATATCATGGCTGAgaacttgaaaataaacaaatggaaaagaattacaggcattttacagagaaaaatatgattCAAATATAAACTAGGAATagctgaaaatgtttatttttaaagcctattAAGGATGTCCAAGTAAGATGGAAAAGTGAGCACCAATGTTTATCCCGTTCAGTTCTGAGGTCCCAAATGAACACCCGTTAAGGATCCgaagacagattaaaaaaaatctttttaactgtttatttttgagagagtga
This window encodes:
- the FNIP1 gene encoding folliculin-interacting protein 1 isoform X2, whose translation is MAPTLFQKLFSKRSGLGAPGRDARDPDCAFSWPLPEFDPSQIRLIVYQDCERRGRNVLFDSSVKRKNEDISVSKLCSDAQVKVFGKCCQLKPGGDSSSSLDSSVTSSSDVKDQCPKYQGSRCSSDANMLGEMMFGSVAMSYKGSTLKIHQIRSPPQLMLSKVFTARTGSSICGSLNTLQDSLEFINQDNSTLKADSNTVINGLLGNIVHSNPMDMPGRELNEDRDSGIARSASLSSLLITPFPSPNSSLTRSCASSYQRRWRRSQTTSLENGVFPRWSIEESFNLSDESCGPNPGIVRKKKIAIGVIFSLSKDEDENNKFNEFFFSHFPLFESHMNKLKSAIEQAMKMSRRSADASQRSLAYNRIVDALNEFRTTICNLYTMPRIGEPVWLTMMSGTPEKNQLCHRFMKEFTFLMENASKNQFLPALITAVLTNHLAWVPTVMPNGQPPIKIFLEKHSSQSVDMLAKTHPYNPLWAQLGDLYGAIGSPVRLARTVVVGKRQDMVQRLLYFLTYFIRCSELQETHLLENGEDEAIVMPGTVITTTLEKGEIEESEYVLITMHRNKSSLLFKDPEETRTPNCNCKYCSRPLLGQNMENVSQQETEEIQNSSKELLGISDECRMISPSDCQEENVVDVKQFRDKLRTCLDTKLETVVCTGSAPVDKCALSKSGLEPAEETWHNEDLLGSGNHTGKVLRSTGMVVEKKPPDKLVTAAFSCEASQTKVTFLIGDSMSPDSDTELRSQAVVDQITRHHTKPLKEEGEAVVDQQHQETKQTTKDQSGESPIPNVVSGEPCELPCWNHSDLESMSLFDEYFNDDSIETRTIDDIIAVKTSTDSKEHCCMLEFSKGLCTTNSKQNSEFCKCVETVHQDPCKTCFPQQDQRDKLSILVPHGDKETSEKKIAIGTEWDIPRNESSDSALGDSESEDAGHDMTRQVSSYYGGEQEDWAEEDEIPFPGSKLIEVSAVQPNIANFGRSLLGGYCSSYVPDFVLQGIGSDERLRQCLVSDLSHAVQHPVLDEPIAEAVCIIADMDKWTVQVASSQRRMTDNKLGKEVLVSSLVSNLLHSTLQLYKHNLSPNFCVMHLEDRLQELYFKSKMLSEYLKGQMRVHVKELGVVLGIESSDLPLLAAVASTHSPYVAQILL
- the FNIP1 gene encoding folliculin-interacting protein 1 isoform X1, with translation MAPTLFQKLFSKRSGLGAPGRDARDPDCAFSWPLPEFDPSQIRLIVYQDCERRGRNVLFDSSVKRKNEDISVSKLCSDAQVKVFGKCCQLKPGGDSSSSLDSSVTSSSDVKDQCPKYQGSRCSSDANMLGEMMFGSVAMSYKGSTLKIHQIRSPPQLMLSKVFTARTGSSICGSLNTLQDSLEFINQDNSTLKADSNTVINGLLGNIGLSQFCSPRRAFSEQGPLRLIRSASFFAVHSNPMDMPGRELNEDRDSGIARSASLSSLLITPFPSPNSSLTRSCASSYQRRWRRSQTTSLENGVFPRWSIEESFNLSDESCGPNPGIVRKKKIAIGVIFSLSKDEDENNKFNEFFFSHFPLFESHMNKLKSAIEQAMKMSRRSADASQRSLAYNRIVDALNEFRTTICNLYTMPRIGEPVWLTMMSGTPEKNQLCHRFMKEFTFLMENASKNQFLPALITAVLTNHLAWVPTVMPNGQPPIKIFLEKHSSQSVDMLAKTHPYNPLWAQLGDLYGAIGSPVRLARTVVVGKRQDMVQRLLYFLTYFIRCSELQETHLLENGEDEAIVMPGTVITTTLEKGEIEESEYVLITMHRNKSSLLFKDPEETRTPNCNCKYCSRPLLGQNMENVSQQETEEIQNSSKELLGISDECRMISPSDCQEENVVDVKQFRDKLRTCLDTKLETVVCTGSAPVDKCALSKSGLEPAEETWHNEDLLGSGNHTGKVLRSTGMVVEKKPPDKLVTAAFSCEASQTKVTFLIGDSMSPDSDTELRSQAVVDQITRHHTKPLKEEGEAVVDQQHQETKQTTKDQSGESPIPNVVSGEPCELPCWNHSDLESMSLFDEYFNDDSIETRTIDDIIAVKTSTDSKEHCCMLEFSKGLCTTNSKQNSEFCKCVETVHQDPCKTCFPQQDQRDKLSILVPHGDKETSEKKIAIGTEWDIPRNESSDSALGDSESEDAGHDMTRQVSSYYGGEQEDWAEEDEIPFPGSKLIEVSAVQPNIANFGRSLLGGYCSSYVPDFVLQGIGSDERLRQCLVSDLSHAVQHPVLDEPIAEAVCIIADMDKWTVQVASSQRRMTDNKLGKEVLVSSLVSNLLHSTLQLYKHNLSPNFCVMHLEDRLQELYFKSKMLSEYLKGQMRVHVKELGVVLGIESSDLPLLAAVASTHSPYVAQILL